A section of the Tachysurus fulvidraco isolate hzauxx_2018 chromosome 7, HZAU_PFXX_2.0, whole genome shotgun sequence genome encodes:
- the LOC113643911 gene encoding signaling lymphocytic activation molecule-like, whose product MVTILAGKWILRSVLLLLCCLLCEAGDETVTLQEVEGTTITLHTGITGIKSYAHIQWFYGPEKAEETILNIYVFKGETVTDISERFKERLQLDRISGALTIRNISRTDSGVYLLHVITGRLSSRTFSVSVYAPVSTPVIINEREKRSVNTTESCFLLCSVENGEDVKLSWYRENERISITNNTDLSVPLNLPLQIQHNDINTYICVSANPVSNKTTSLIITQLCDVSGDRPSSLPSALISFGCIALVIIIIIPLWIWLKKKKKIPDDLIMLTQYHRSDKVSS is encoded by the exons ATGGTGACCATTTTAGCAGGAAAGTGGATTCTCCGGTCTGTTCTCCTCCTATTGTGCT gtttactgtgtgaagctggagacgAGACGGTCACACTGCAGGAAGTGGAAGGAACCACTATAACTCTCCATACTGGGATAACTGGGATTAAGAGTTATGCTCATATTCAGTGGTTTTATGGACCTGAGAAAGCAGAGGAAACGATATTGAACATTTATGTGTTTAAAGGAGAAACTGTTACAGACATcagtgagagatttaaagagcgactgcagctggacagaatcagtggagctttaaccatcaggaacatcagcagaactgattctggagtttatttattacacgtcATCACTGGACGTCTCTCATCTAGgactttcagtgtcagtgtttatg ctccagtatcaactccagtaataataaatgaaagagaaaagcgAAGTGTGAATACCACAGAGTCgtgtttcctcctgtgttctgtggagaatggagaagatgtgaagttatcctggtacagagagaatgagagaatctcCATCACCAATAACACAGACCTCAGTGTTCCCCTCAATCTCCCActtcaaatacaacacaatgacattaacacttacatctgtgtgtctgcaaaccctgtcagcaataaaacaacttctctcatcatcacacagctctgtgacgtcTCAG GTGATCGTCCCTCTTCACTTCCTTCTGCTCTGATATCTTTTGGATGTATTGCAttagtaattataataataatacctttGTGGATttggctgaaaaagaaaaaaa aaattccTGATGACCTGATTATGCTGACACAGTATCACAGGAGTGATAAAGTCTCCTCCTGA